The Candidatus Saccharibacteria bacterium genome has a segment encoding these proteins:
- a CDS encoding ROK family protein, which translates to MILGVDIGGTKTLFSLFPLQNDPQPVVQKKIATPETYAEFKNITAQIVSEFSPQPLTIASFAVPGPVSRDKKSVPILGNKDWKNIHLVEDFNKLLNCHVIINNDAKLGGLSEAISGAGVGHSVNLYVTLSTGIGAGVIVDKKIEPEMSRDEVGMMPFEKNGTTVVWEDLASARAFNQRYGGLATEIDDPTIWNEFSKDIALGLSHLISTIDTDLVILGGPVGSQFEKYQQYLLQHLDQYLSVKKQLKQVPAITKAAFPNQCVIRGCFYAAKQYLAAN; encoded by the coding sequence ATGATTTTAGGGGTAGACATTGGCGGAACAAAAACACTTTTTTCGTTGTTTCCATTACAAAACGACCCACAGCCAGTTGTTCAAAAAAAAATCGCCACTCCAGAAACTTATGCAGAATTTAAAAACATCACTGCACAGATAGTTAGTGAATTTTCACCGCAACCATTAACTATTGCCAGTTTTGCTGTTCCAGGACCTGTTTCTCGTGATAAAAAATCTGTGCCTATTTTAGGTAATAAAGACTGGAAAAACATTCATCTAGTCGAAGATTTCAATAAATTACTCAACTGTCATGTGATTATTAACAACGACGCGAAACTCGGCGGACTTTCAGAGGCAATTTCTGGTGCTGGTGTAGGTCATAGCGTAAATCTATACGTTACTCTGAGCACCGGTATAGGAGCTGGCGTGATTGTTGATAAAAAAATCGAACCAGAAATGAGCCGGGACGAAGTAGGCATGATGCCGTTCGAAAAGAACGGCACAACTGTGGTTTGGGAGGATCTTGCCTCGGCGCGGGCGTTTAATCAGCGCTATGGTGGGCTCGCAACTGAAATTGATGATCCTACTATCTGGAATGAATTCTCCAAAGATATCGCCCTTGGTCTCAGCCACTTAATTTCAACTATCGACACCGACTTGGTTATTTTAGGTGGACCAGTAGGCTCACAGTTTGAAAAATACCAACAATACCTACTTCAACACCTCGACCAGTATCTTTCTGTCAAAAAACAACTAAAGCAGGTTCCTGCAATAACGAAAGCCGCATTTCCCAACCAATGCGTAATACGAGGATGTTTTTATGCCGCAAAACAGTACCTTGCAGCAAATTAA